TGCCGGACTTCGACCTGTTGACTCTGCATTCCTACCGGGGCCGGGGCACCAAGAGCGGGGACCCCGCTGCGGCGGAGCCCTGGGCCAGGAAGTTCCAGGAGCACGCGCGCCTGGGCCGCCGACTGGCCTATTGGAGCGAGCTCAGGGGACAATCCATGGATGAGCTCCTGGCCACGCCCGAGGGCCTTGCCGGCGGCAGCCGGGACGAGAAGTCGCTCCCGCAGAGGCTCGACGCGTGGATACGAAGCGACATCCGGGACATCGCCGCCGAATGCCACAGGCGCGGGATCAAGCTCGTCATCATGAACTATCCGGAGGGGACGGGCTTCACGCGATACGCGGGCTACGCCGAGCTGGCCGCTGCCGAAGGGGCGGCCTTCGTGGACGTCCACCAGGCCTTCGCCCGCCTGCGCGAACAGGGTGTCGAGGCCCAGTACTACTCCCGGGACGGGCACTGCAACGCCGCGGGCTATGGGATCATAGCCCGGACTTTGGCCGACGGGCTCAAGCAGGCCGGGCTCATCCCCTAGAAGCCAGCATTCAAGGCTTGCCGGCGAAATCCCCCTTCCGGCCCCGCCGCCACAGCTGGTAGCCATCCACCTCATCGGGCTTGAGCTCCTCGCGGGACAGCAGCACCGGCTTCCAGGAGACGAACTCCTCCTGGCTCAGAGCCAGATGACCGATGCCGAAGCCGTCGGAATCGTAGACGGTGCCCAAGGCCAAGGAGCTGGAGTCCACCGCCTTCGGCCTGCGCTTCCAGTTGTTTTTGAAGAGCCGGAGATGGATTCCGTCCTCGTCGATGGCCACCACCTTGGCGGCCCGATAGAGGCCTTGCCCGTCTTGCACCGAATAGAGCCCGCCGACCGCGGCTTGGGGAGCGCGATAGCAGCCGCACAGGCCGGACGCCAAGACGGCCAGCAGGCAGGCGCGCATGTCAGCGGCGGACCTCCTCGATGCAGGCCGGCAGGTCGGCCTTGGGAGAATTGACCAGCGGCGACACCTCGACGCACGCCAGTTCGCCCGGGTACGGGACCAGCAGGCGGGACAGATCCGCGGGCGCGGCCTCCGGATCGAGCCAGGCGTCCTCGTCTTCTCTCCTGAGGATCACCGGCATCCGGTCGTGGACGGACCGCAAGGCCGCGTTGGCCTGCGTGGTGATGATGGCGAAGGACCTGACCACGGCGCCGTCCGGCGCCTGCCGCGAGTCCCAGAGCCCGGCCATGGCGAAAGGCTCACGAGCCGGGAGCGTGAAGCGCAGCGGGATCTTCGCTCTCTCTCCAGGCTGTGGCCGCCATTCATAGAAGCCGTCGGCCAGCACCAGGCAGCGGGACTTGCGGAAGGGCGCCTTGAAGGCCGGCTTCTCGGCCACGGACTCGGCCCGCGCGTTGATCAGCTTGTGCCCGATGGACATGTCCTTGGCCCAGGCCGGGATGAGCCCCCAGCGCAGGGCGTCGAGGACCCGCCCGGCGTCGGCCAGGACCACCGGCGCCGGCTGGGTCGGGGCGATGTTGTAGCGAGGCGTGGGCTCGGAGCGGCACGCCGCAAAATGGAAGCGCTCCTGCAGGGCCCGGAGGTCCAAGGTCTGGGTGTAGCGGCCGCACATGCCGAGAGTCTACCGTTTCCTTCGGGGGGTGTCCACGGGCCTAGGCCCCTCGGGCCGCCCGGGATGGGCCGATTTCCGCGCCGGGCCTGGGACTTTCTTCACTATGGGCCCGCGCCCGCGGCCGAGTACAATGGAGGCATGCTCCCCTGGAGGGCGCTGCGCCTGGCCGGCCTGAGCCTCTGTCTGGCGGCGCCGGCCGCGGCGCAGGCTTTGCGGTCCGTGGCACCGGCGCGTCTGCCGGCGCCCGCGGCCAGCTTGGTGCTCCAGGCCAACGAGGCCGCGGCCTGGCGCGGCAGCCTCGGCGATTCGGCCTCCCTGTCCGGGCCCGGCTTCAAGCTGAGCCTCCGCGGCGCCTACCTGCGCGAGACCTTCGTCCGCGTCGCGGTCCGCTCCGGCCTTCCGGCCGCGCAGTTCCAGGCCGCGGCCGGGCCCGAGGCCCGGGCGGCCCTCGTCACCGAGGCCGTGGGCGCCTACACGCGCGGCCTGCTCTCCCAGGCGCAGGGCGTTGAGACCCAGCGCGAGGCCGGCTCCCTTTACCAGGAACTCGACGACCTGCGGCGGGTCCTTCCCCTCGTTGCCGACTCCGACCGCGCGGCCGTGCGCAAGCTCCATGCGGTCCTGCGCTCCTATCTTGAGGAGGAGTCCGCCCGCCGGGTCCGCCTGCGCGTCCGGGAGGCCCTGGCGGACTGGCAGGGCCGGTCCCCTGAAGAGGGATCCGCGGTCGCCGATTCCGGTCAGCGCCGCCCCGCCGGCCTGCTGGCCCGGACGCGCGGGACTCTAGCCGGGCTCTTCTCGGGTGAGCGCATCAGGCGCGTGTTCAACGGCGACGCGGGAACCGGGAGTTGGCAGAAGGACATCCAAGGTCAGCCCTGGCTCGACAAGGACGCGCAGGTCACCGGCTTCGAGCTCGCGGCCCCCAAAAACTATGCGGAGTACGACCGCGACTCGGCCTCGCGTCCCGACCCGCGCTCCAACTGGCGCGACGTCGCGGTCCTGACCTCCCCCGAAGACCCCCGCTATCCCCGGGCCGGCAGCGTGGACCTCGCCCATGTCGCCTTCCTGGACATGAGCGGGGACTGGCGCAAGCGCCTGCAGGGCTACATGAGCCTGGTGCGCGAGGGCGGCTTCTTCCTCATCGCGCACAACCACCAGTATGACGAGACCGCCTTCGCCCAGTACAACTACCGGGAAAAGGTCCGCGACCAGGTCTCCATAGAGTTCGTGTCTTCCGGGGAATGGGAGCTGATCGCAGCTTTCAACGAGAAGACGGTCCCCTCGGACTACCCGGTCACGGAGTGGTGGCGCATCTTCCAGCACCGCGCCCGGGACCGCGGCGACGAGATCCGACGTCAGGGGTATCAGACCAACAACTTCCTGCTGGTGTTCCGCAAGAAGCTCAACTGAGCGGGGCCCGCAGAGCGCTCAGCGCTGGGCGAAGAGGCTCGGGACCGGCTTGCCCAGGAAGACGAATTGCGCCGCGCTGCCCCGGAAGAGGTCCACATCCACCGGCCCATTGATGCCCCGCAGCGTGGCCTTGTTGGAGATCTGCCAGAAGGTCCAGGCGCGGCCGTCCGAGAGGGCCGGCCGGTCCTTGTAGTACGGGATCCAGAGCGCGTAGCCGTGCTTCTGACCCTTGAGGTAGCGGTCGTACATCTTGTAGTCCAGGTATAAGACCGGCGCCTTGCCGTAGCGGCTGCGGACTTTCCGCGAATAGGCGGCCAGCTCCCGGAGCAGGGTCTTGCGGCTGGGCAGCCTGGCGCAGCCCGGTGAAGGCTCCAGGTCGATGGCCGGAGGCAAAGACCCCGGGCTGCGCGGGACCAGCTTGATGAACTGGTCGGCCTGGGGCGCGCCGCGGCCGCACAGGTCGAAGAAATGGTAGGCGCCCCGGGCCAGCCCGGCGCGCGCCGCGCCCTGCCAGTTCTCCAGGAAGGTGGGATCCGCCATATAGTCGCCTTCCGTGGCCTTTATGTAGACGAAGGAGAGACCCTGCCCCTGCAACTGGTCCCAGCGGATGCGGCCTTGATGATGGGACACGTCGATGCCCCAGACCGCCTTGGGCACCGGCTTGGGTGCCGCCTTGGCGCCGGGCCGGGCCAGGGCGGGCCGGGGCGCGGCACCGGCGAACGCCAAGACCAGAAGCCAGGCCGTCCACTGCGCGGGGTTCATCGCAGAGCAATGATACCATGGCCGCGTGGCCTGCGGCCACGCTCCGTTGGCAAGGCCCGGACAATTTTGATACCAGCAGTGCAATCTCAGGCGGACCAGGAGGACACGTGGGCGGACACTCGCATTGGGCCGGGATCAAGCACAAGAAGGCCATCGTCGACGCCAAGCGCGGCAAGGTCTGGACCAAGATCGTCAAGGAAATAGCGATCGCGGCCCGGGCCGGAGGCGGGGACCCCGGCTCCAACCCGCGCCTGCGCCAGGCCATCGACGATGCCAAGGCGTCCAACATGCCCGCGGACAACGTCAAGCGCGCCATCCAGCGCGGCACGGGAGAACTCCCGGGCGTGATGTACGAGGAGCGCGTCTACGAAGGCTACGGCCCCAACGGCGTGGCCATGATCGTGGAAGTCACCACGGACAACCACAACCGGACCCTCAACGAAGTGCGCCAGGTCTTCCGGGAGCACGGCGGCAACCTCGGAGAAGCCAACTGCGTGGCCTGGATGTTCAAGCCCAAAGGCTTCCTCTCCGTGGCCAAGCCCGCCCCGGTCGACGAGGACACCTTGATCTCACACGCTCTGGATCTGGGCGCCGAGGACGTGGTCACCGATGTGGCCGAAGCCTACGAAATCTACACCGACCCCAAGGACCTCGCCAAGGTCAAGGACGGGCTGGCGGCCCAGAAGATCCCCGTGGCCTCAGCCGAGATTTACATGAAGCCTGACACCACCGTCCCGGTCACCAAGGCCGAGGCCGCGGCGCAGATCCTCAAGCTCATGGACGCCCTTGAGGACAACGACGACGTCAAGAAGGTCCACGCCAACTTCGACATCCCGGACGAAATCCTGGACAAGGTGGGATGACCAGCACCGTCCTGGGCATAGACCCGGGCGTATCCGAGACGGGCTGGGCCGTGCTCTGCGGCGAAGCGGGGGCCGCGCCGCGCCTGGAGGACTCCGGCCTCATCAAGACCTTCCCGGCCCAGCCTTTGCCCGAGCGCCTCTGCCTCATCTACGGCGCAGTGGCGCGCCTGCTGGAGCGCCACCGGCCGCAGGACGTGGCCGTGGAGGAGATGTTCTTCCTCAAGGCCGCCCACACCATCCGCGGCACCTTGCAGGCGCGCGGGGTCATCCTGCTCGCCGCGGCCCAGGCCGGCTGCGCCATCTCCGAGTACAACCCGCGCACCGTCAAGTCCGCTCTGACCGGAAGCGGCGCGGCCGATAAGCGGCAGATGCAGCGCTTGGTCTCCAAGACCTTGGGCCTGGCCGACCTGCTGCGTCCCGACGACGTGGCCGACGCCGCGGCCATCGCCCTGTGCCACCTGCGCTGCGGCCGCGTCAAGCGCCTGCAGGTCCTGGAAGTGCACGGGGGCGCCAGGTGATCGCCTCGCTGCGCGGCGCGGTCCTCAGCAAGACCCAGGACAGCGTGGTGCTGGAGGTCGCGGGCGTGGGCTACGAGGTCTCGGTGACGCCCGCCACGGCGTCGTCCTTGCCCGAGCCGGGCCGCGGCGTCCAACTGCACATCGCCGAGTCCGTGGCCATGTATGGCGGCGGGGTCACGCTCTACGGCTTCATGACCCCATCCGACAAGGAGATGTTCCTGACCTTCCGGGACTGCGTGCCCTCCACCGGGGCCAAGAAGGCCCTGGAGTACCTGGACAAGGCCTCCCGGTCCCTGCCCGACTTCCGCCGGGCCGTGCTGGACAAGGACGCCAAGGTCCTCACCGGCGTGTTCGGCTTCACGCGCAAGACCGCGGAGCGGCTCATCGACGCGCTCAAGGACGAGATCGAGGCGGTGAGCGTGCCCGGCGCCGAGCGCCTGGTCCGCGCGGGCGGAGCGCAGGTCCCGGCCGGCGCCATGAACCAGGCCTTGAGCGGACTGGCGGCGCTGGGCTATCGTTCCGCCGAGGCGCGCGCGGCGCTCCTGGCCGTGGCCGAGGAGAATGCGGGCGAGGCGCTGGACGCCGAGCGCATCATCCGCCTGGCCCTCAAGAGGCTCTGATGGCAGACCCCGAAGGCATCGATTCCGTCCTGACCCCCGCGGCCAAGCCCGAGGACGAGGCCCTGGACCGGTCTTTGCGGCCGAAGTCGCTCGACGAGTTCATCGGCCAGGAGAAGCTCAAGGCCAACCTGCGGGTGTTCCTGGCCGCGGCCAAGGCCCGCAAGGAGCCGCTGGACCACTGCCTCTTCTATTCCCCCCCGGGCCTGGGCAAGACCACTTTGGCCAACATCATGGCCCGCGAGCTGGGCGTCAGCCTGCGCACCTCCTCGGGCCCCATCCTGGAGCGCGCCGGCGACCTGGCCGCCGTGCTCACCGACCTGGTGGAAGGCGACGTCTTCTTCATCGACGAGATCCACCGCCTCAACCCCATCGTCGAGGAGGCCCTCTACCCGGTCATGGAGGACTTCACCTTCTTCATCTCCACGGGCAAGGGCCCCGCGGCCTCGACCATGAAGCTGGCCATCCCGCGCTTCACTTTGGTCGGCGCCACCACCCGGGCGGGCCTCCTGACCGGACCGCTGCGCGACCGCTTCGGCATCATCGGGAACCTGGGCTTCTACGAGGCCGCAGAGCTCGAGGCCATCGTGCGGCGCTCCGCCGCGATCCTGAGGATCCAGACGGAGCCGGACGGCGCCCGCGAGATCGCGCGGCGCTGCCGCGGCACCCCGCGCATCGCCAACCGGCTGCTGCGCCGGGTGCGGGACTTCGCCCAGGTCAAGGGCCAGGGCGTCATCACCGCCGAAATCGCGCGCTACGCCCTGGAATGCCTCGAGGTCGACGCCGCGGGCCTCGACGCGGCCGACCGGCGCCTGCTGTCCACCATCATCGAGAAGTTCGGCGGCGGTCCCGTGGGCGTGGAGAACCTGGCCATCGCCGTCAGCGAGGAGATCGACACTCTGACCGACGTGACCGAGCCCTTCCTCATCAAGTCCGGGCTCATCGCGCGCACGCCCCGCGGCCGGGTGGTCACGGCCAAGGGCTACGCCCACCTGGGCCGCAAGGCTCCCAAGAAGGAACCCGAGCTGTTCTGAAGATGCCCGCCCTGCTGCTGGCCGCGGTCCTGGCCTGGTCGGCCGCGGCGCCCGCGCCGCAGGCGCGGGCCGCGTACAACGAGCGGCTCATCCAGATCGGCGTCCTGCACGGGGTGCGCCGCCTCATTATCAAGCCCGAGGGCCGCTTCACTTTGCGCGACGCAGCCGGCCGCTGGCAGGAGGAACTGCTGCCGTACAAGGACTACCGCGTCTCCGTCGACGGAGACGACCTGATCTTCGGCCCCTTCCACCTGCGGGGCCAGGCGCGGCTCGTCCCCCAGGACCCCCAGGCCACGGTGCTGGCCGGATCGGGCCGCTACCGGGGCAGCCTCATCGTCAAGCCCGTCGCCGACGACAGTGTCACGGTGGTGGCCGAGATGGGCGTGGAGGAGTACCTGCTCGGCGTCGTGCCCCGCGAGATGGAGCCGGGCTGGCCGCGGGAGGCGCTCAAGGCCCAGGCCGTGGTGGCCCGGACCTTCGCCTACCACCACCTCGGCAAGTACCGCAAGTCCGGCTTCGACCTGACCTCGGACACGCGTTCACAGGTCTACGGCGGCGTCGGCGCCGACAACGAGGCCGTGCGCCGCGCCGTGGCCGAGACCCGCGGCGAGGTCCTGGGCTTCAAAGGCGAGCTCCTCGACGTCTACTACCACGCCTGCTGCGGCGGGCACACCGCGGACTACGGCCAGGTCTGGGGGCAGGGCGCGACGGCGCCCGTGCCCCTGCGCGGGGTCAAGGACCGCTACTGCGCGAAGTCGCCTTTGGGTCGCTGGAGAGTGCTGGTGTCCAAGGCCGATGTGCTCGCGGCCCTGCAGAGCCGCCGCTTGGTCGGCGGCAGGCTCAAGAGCTTCCGGCTGGGCCGGCGCGACGGGGCGGGCTACCTGCGCACCTTCCTGGCCGACATCGGCGGCGAGGCGGTCGTGGTGAGCGCCGAGGCGTTCCGCAAGGCCGTAGGGCCTACGGTTTTGCGCAGCCTGCGTCTGCGCTCGGCGAAGCTGCGGCGCCAAGGGGTGGAGTTCGAGGGCGCGGGCTCGGGACACGGGGTGGGGCTGTGCCAATGGGGCGCGCGCATGCAGGCCGACGCCGGCCGCGGCTACGAGAAGATCCTGCAGTACTACTTCCCGGGCTCGACCTTGTCCGTGGTGGACGAGTGATGGCCGAGCGCATCCCTCTTTCCGATTACGATTTCCCTTTCCCCGAGGAGCTGGTGGCCTCGGTCCCGGCCGAGCCGCGCGATTCGGCCCGGCTGCTGGTCCTGGACCGCGCCGGCGCGGCGCTGCGCCACGCGCATTTCCGCGACCTGCCGAGCTTGCTCAAGCCCGGCGACTGCCTCGTGCTCAACGAGACCAAGGTCCTGCCCTGCCGCCTGCTGGGCAAGAAGTCCACGGGCGGCAAGGCGGAACTGCTGCTGGTGCGCGAGCTGGAGCCCGGCTTCTGGACCGCTTTGGCCACCGGGCTCAAGGCCGGCATGCGCCTGTCCTTCCCCGGCGGCGCCGAGGCGCAGGTGGAGGGACTCAACGAAGACGGAGAGTACCTCTGCCGCTTCGACCGCGCGGACCTCTCCGCTTACCTGGCCGAGCATGGCCACGCGCCCTTGCCGCCCTACATCCTCAAGCGCAAGCGCCTGCCGGACGCCGCCGACCGGGAGCGCTACCAGACGGT
This genomic stretch from Elusimicrobiota bacterium harbors:
- a CDS encoding SOS response-associated peptidase; protein product: MCGRYTQTLDLRALQERFHFAACRSEPTPRYNIAPTQPAPVVLADAGRVLDALRWGLIPAWAKDMSIGHKLINARAESVAEKPAFKAPFRKSRCLVLADGFYEWRPQPGERAKIPLRFTLPAREPFAMAGLWDSRQAPDGAVVRSFAIITTQANAALRSVHDRMPVILRREDEDAWLDPEAAPADLSRLLVPYPGELACVEVSPLVNSPKADLPACIEEVRR
- a CDS encoding GH25 family lysozyme, coding for MNPAQWTAWLLVLAFAGAAPRPALARPGAKAAPKPVPKAVWGIDVSHHQGRIRWDQLQGQGLSFVYIKATEGDYMADPTFLENWQGAARAGLARGAYHFFDLCGRGAPQADQFIKLVPRSPGSLPPAIDLEPSPGCARLPSRKTLLRELAAYSRKVRSRYGKAPVLYLDYKMYDRYLKGQKHGYALWIPYYKDRPALSDGRAWTFWQISNKATLRGINGPVDVDLFRGSAAQFVFLGKPVPSLFAQR
- a CDS encoding YebC/PmpR family DNA-binding transcriptional regulator yields the protein MGGHSHWAGIKHKKAIVDAKRGKVWTKIVKEIAIAARAGGGDPGSNPRLRQAIDDAKASNMPADNVKRAIQRGTGELPGVMYEERVYEGYGPNGVAMIVEVTTDNHNRTLNEVRQVFREHGGNLGEANCVAWMFKPKGFLSVAKPAPVDEDTLISHALDLGAEDVVTDVAEAYEIYTDPKDLAKVKDGLAAQKIPVASAEIYMKPDTTVPVTKAEAAAQILKLMDALEDNDDVKKVHANFDIPDEILDKVG
- the ruvC gene encoding crossover junction endodeoxyribonuclease RuvC; protein product: MTSTVLGIDPGVSETGWAVLCGEAGAAPRLEDSGLIKTFPAQPLPERLCLIYGAVARLLERHRPQDVAVEEMFFLKAAHTIRGTLQARGVILLAAAQAGCAISEYNPRTVKSALTGSGAADKRQMQRLVSKTLGLADLLRPDDVADAAAIALCHLRCGRVKRLQVLEVHGGAR
- a CDS encoding Holliday junction ATP-dependent DNA helicase RuvA, with product MIASLRGAVLSKTQDSVVLEVAGVGYEVSVTPATASSLPEPGRGVQLHIAESVAMYGGGVTLYGFMTPSDKEMFLTFRDCVPSTGAKKALEYLDKASRSLPDFRRAVLDKDAKVLTGVFGFTRKTAERLIDALKDEIEAVSVPGAERLVRAGGAQVPAGAMNQALSGLAALGYRSAEARAALLAVAEENAGEALDAERIIRLALKRL
- the ruvB gene encoding Holliday junction branch migration DNA helicase RuvB translates to MADPEGIDSVLTPAAKPEDEALDRSLRPKSLDEFIGQEKLKANLRVFLAAAKARKEPLDHCLFYSPPGLGKTTLANIMARELGVSLRTSSGPILERAGDLAAVLTDLVEGDVFFIDEIHRLNPIVEEALYPVMEDFTFFISTGKGPAASTMKLAIPRFTLVGATTRAGLLTGPLRDRFGIIGNLGFYEAAELEAIVRRSAAILRIQTEPDGAREIARRCRGTPRIANRLLRRVRDFAQVKGQGVITAEIARYALECLEVDAAGLDAADRRLLSTIIEKFGGGPVGVENLAIAVSEEIDTLTDVTEPFLIKSGLIARTPRGRVVTAKGYAHLGRKAPKKEPELF
- a CDS encoding SpoIID/LytB domain-containing protein; this encodes MPALLLAAVLAWSAAAPAPQARAAYNERLIQIGVLHGVRRLIIKPEGRFTLRDAAGRWQEELLPYKDYRVSVDGDDLIFGPFHLRGQARLVPQDPQATVLAGSGRYRGSLIVKPVADDSVTVVAEMGVEEYLLGVVPREMEPGWPREALKAQAVVARTFAYHHLGKYRKSGFDLTSDTRSQVYGGVGADNEAVRRAVAETRGEVLGFKGELLDVYYHACCGGHTADYGQVWGQGATAPVPLRGVKDRYCAKSPLGRWRVLVSKADVLAALQSRRLVGGRLKSFRLGRRDGAGYLRTFLADIGGEAVVVSAEAFRKAVGPTVLRSLRLRSAKLRRQGVEFEGAGSGHGVGLCQWGARMQADAGRGYEKILQYYFPGSTLSVVDE